In Rhodoferax koreense, a genomic segment contains:
- a CDS encoding ABC transporter substrate-binding protein → MQTFQNNLVHSASPSASRPASGTKLQQPARRGFIGAVALASALSLAGGAVFAQPAAKGGAANLAMVGEPQGLDPMVSTADLVGTIMQHVYEPLFTFDANWNVAPMLAESMPVVSKDGLTYTIALRKGVKFHNGRELTSEDVVASLQRWMELSPRGKAVGKQVASLTAKGPLSVEIKLKNPYAPLLAQLALPSGMAAIMAKESIAPQLKDFIGTGPYKFKERRPDQFTVLVRFDDYASRKEAPSGYAGKREALLDELRFVPVPSANTRVEGALSGQFQYSDLLPVEAIGRVEKAGAGVVPIVTKNFGFPYIVFNTKEGVLAPQPMRRAVQTAVGTGELMAGGFGDGRFFVVEPNFFPKGTPYYSAAGGNLYNERNPQSAKDQAAKAGYNGQPIRIMASRQYEFHYNMALVMSEQLKKAGFKTDLQVVDWATLVQRRNDSKLWDVYFTHSGLFPEPMLSPPQLGDGAPGWWDSAAKKSTLAAFNQETNPAKRGALWGQVQQVVYDEVPFIEVGKFNGLSARSAKLQGYTPAIWPFFWNTSLGK, encoded by the coding sequence ATGCAAACTTTCCAAAACAATCTGGTGCATTCGGCGTCGCCTTCCGCATCACGCCCGGCTTCAGGCACCAAATTGCAGCAGCCGGCCCGGCGCGGCTTCATCGGTGCGGTGGCCCTGGCGTCCGCGCTGAGCCTGGCCGGCGGCGCCGTTTTCGCCCAACCCGCGGCAAAGGGTGGCGCGGCCAACCTGGCCATGGTCGGCGAACCCCAAGGCCTGGATCCGATGGTGAGCACGGCCGACCTGGTGGGCACCATCATGCAGCACGTCTACGAGCCGCTGTTCACCTTCGATGCCAATTGGAACGTGGCGCCGATGCTGGCCGAGAGCATGCCCGTGGTGTCCAAGGACGGCCTCACCTACACCATCGCGCTGCGCAAGGGCGTGAAGTTCCACAATGGCCGCGAACTGACTTCGGAAGACGTGGTCGCATCGCTGCAGCGCTGGATGGAACTGTCGCCGCGCGGCAAGGCCGTGGGCAAGCAAGTCGCCTCGCTCACCGCCAAGGGTCCGCTGTCGGTGGAGATCAAGCTCAAGAACCCGTATGCACCGCTGCTGGCCCAGCTGGCCCTGCCTTCCGGCATGGCCGCCATCATGGCCAAGGAAAGCATCGCACCGCAGCTGAAGGATTTCATCGGCACCGGCCCCTACAAGTTCAAGGAGCGCCGCCCGGACCAGTTCACGGTGCTGGTGCGCTTCGACGACTACGCCTCGCGCAAGGAAGCGCCGAGCGGCTACGCCGGCAAGCGTGAGGCACTGCTGGACGAACTGCGTTTCGTGCCAGTGCCCAGCGCCAACACGCGCGTGGAAGGCGCGCTGTCGGGCCAGTTCCAGTATTCGGACCTGCTGCCGGTGGAAGCCATCGGCCGCGTGGAAAAGGCCGGTGCCGGCGTGGTGCCGATCGTGACCAAGAACTTCGGTTTCCCCTACATCGTGTTCAACACCAAGGAAGGTGTGCTGGCCCCGCAGCCGATGCGCCGCGCGGTGCAGACCGCCGTCGGCACGGGCGAGCTGATGGCCGGTGGCTTTGGCGATGGCCGTTTCTTCGTGGTCGAACCGAACTTCTTCCCCAAGGGCACGCCGTACTACTCGGCGGCCGGCGGCAACCTCTACAACGAACGCAACCCGCAATCCGCCAAGGACCAGGCCGCCAAGGCCGGCTACAACGGCCAGCCGATCCGCATCATGGCCAGCCGCCAGTACGAGTTCCACTACAACATGGCGCTGGTGATGTCCGAGCAGTTGAAGAAAGCCGGCTTCAAGACAGACCTGCAGGTGGTCGACTGGGCCACGCTCGTGCAGCGCCGCAACGACTCCAAGCTGTGGGACGTCTACTTCACGCATTCCGGCCTGTTCCCCGAGCCGATGCTGTCGCCGCCGCAATTGGGTGACGGCGCGCCCGGCTGGTGGGATTCCGCGGCCAAGAAGTCCACGCTCGCGGCCTTCAACCAGGAAACCAACCCCGCCAAGCGCGGCGCACTGTGGGGCCAGGTGCAACAGGTGGTGTACGACGAGGTGCCGTTCATCGAGGTCGGCAAGTTCAACGGCCTGTCGGCCCGCTCGGCCAAGCTGCAAGGCTACACGCCAGCCATCTGGCCGTTCTTCTGGAACACGTCCCTCGGGAAATAG
- a CDS encoding ABC transporter permease codes for MNTSSSWGRMAAVLRRLFARKVVLASAIALFLVVGIAVIYPWISDADPNALSISERLREPSATHWAGTDELGRDVMLRIVHGARYSLLIGFITAAGAVLFGTLMGMFAGFFRRLDAPIMRVVDAMMSFPDILLGIALVSILGVSLWNVMLALVIVYTPRVARVVRAATLVLRELLFVDAARALGVRTPKILWKHILPNLMSPILVQVTFIFAYAILAEAGLSFLGVGVPPDIPTWGTMIAGSLEYADKAFWTILSPGLAIVLTALSLQMLGDGVRDLLDPKLKKAV; via the coding sequence ATGAACACTTCCTCATCCTGGGGCCGCATGGCCGCCGTGTTGCGCCGGCTGTTCGCGCGCAAGGTGGTACTGGCCTCGGCCATCGCGCTGTTCCTGGTGGTCGGCATCGCCGTGATCTACCCTTGGATATCGGACGCCGATCCGAATGCGCTGTCGATCAGCGAACGCCTGCGCGAACCTTCGGCCACGCACTGGGCCGGCACCGACGAGCTCGGCCGCGACGTGATGCTGCGCATCGTGCACGGCGCGCGTTACTCGTTGCTGATCGGCTTCATCACCGCGGCCGGCGCCGTGCTGTTCGGCACGCTGATGGGCATGTTCGCCGGCTTCTTCCGGCGGCTGGATGCCCCCATCATGCGGGTGGTGGACGCGATGATGTCCTTTCCGGACATCCTGCTGGGCATCGCCCTGGTGTCCATCCTCGGCGTGTCGCTGTGGAACGTGATGCTGGCCCTGGTCATCGTCTATACACCCCGTGTGGCACGCGTGGTGCGGGCGGCCACGCTGGTGCTGCGCGAACTGCTGTTCGTCGACGCGGCGCGGGCCCTGGGCGTGCGCACGCCGAAGATCCTGTGGAAACACATCCTGCCCAACCTGATGTCGCCGATCCTGGTGCAGGTGACCTTCATCTTCGCCTATGCGATCCTGGCCGAGGCCGGCCTCTCGTTCCTGGGCGTCGGCGTGCCACCCGACATCCCCACCTGGGGCACGATGATCGCCGGCAGCCTAGAGTACGCCGACAAGGCCTTCTGGACGATTCTTTCCCCTGGCCTGGCCATTGTGCTCACCGCCTTGTCGCTGCAGATGCTCGGCGACGGCGTGCGTGACTTGCTCGA
- a CDS encoding ABC transporter permease — MLKFLLNRLGGAVVVLALVAILVFALTRLASGDPVALLLGDQATVEDIAKARTQYGLDKPLPTQFVLWIGELLQGNLGQSLFLQRPVAQALLERAEPTLFLALFAVAIAALIGIPAGMAAAIWRGSAADQAVSSVAMLGASVPSFWLGLILIQLFAVKLGWFPASGYGDPTAGLGNRLQHLMLPALVLGVLNSALIIRFTRASMLDILGEDYVRTARAKGLAEGTIMVKHVLRNALVPIVTVLGLTMALMIGGTVVTETVFNLPGVGNLVVRAVLRRDYPVIQGTLLVIAAIYVFINLAIDFIYTLVDPRIRLEGR, encoded by the coding sequence ATGTTGAAATTTCTATTGAACCGCCTCGGCGGGGCGGTGGTGGTGCTCGCCCTCGTGGCGATCCTCGTCTTCGCGCTGACGCGGCTGGCCTCCGGTGATCCGGTGGCGCTGCTGCTCGGCGACCAGGCCACCGTGGAGGACATTGCCAAGGCGCGCACGCAGTACGGCCTGGACAAACCCTTGCCCACGCAGTTCGTGTTGTGGATCGGCGAACTGCTGCAGGGCAACCTGGGCCAGTCGCTGTTCCTGCAGCGGCCGGTGGCGCAGGCGCTGCTCGAGCGCGCCGAGCCGACTTTGTTCCTGGCCTTATTCGCCGTGGCGATCGCCGCACTGATCGGCATTCCGGCCGGCATGGCCGCGGCCATCTGGCGCGGCAGCGCGGCCGACCAGGCGGTGAGCAGCGTGGCCATGCTGGGCGCGAGCGTGCCGAGCTTCTGGCTCGGGTTGATCCTGATCCAGCTGTTCGCCGTGAAGCTCGGCTGGTTTCCGGCGTCCGGTTACGGCGACCCCACGGCCGGCCTCGGCAACCGGCTGCAGCACCTGATGCTGCCGGCCCTGGTGCTCGGCGTGCTGAATTCGGCGCTGATCATACGCTTCACCCGCGCCTCGATGCTCGACATCCTGGGCGAGGACTACGTGCGCACCGCGCGCGCCAAGGGCCTGGCCGAGGGCACGATCATGGTCAAACACGTGCTGCGCAATGCACTCGTGCCCATCGTCACCGTGCTCGGCCTGACCATGGCGCTGATGATCGGCGGCACGGTGGTCACCGAGACGGTGTTCAACCTGCCCGGCGTCGGCAACCTCGTGGTACGCGCCGTGCTGCGCCGCGACTACCCGGTGATCCAGGGCACGCTGCTGGTCATCGCGGCCATCTACGTGTTCATCAACCTGGCCATCGACTTCATCTACACGTTGGTCGACCCACGCATTCGTCTGGAGGGCAGATGA